One window from the genome of Pyrus communis chromosome 16, drPyrComm1.1, whole genome shotgun sequence encodes:
- the LOC137720998 gene encoding uncharacterized protein yields the protein MGDDEKVKSEALQIIERHQNLPSLVVFDLDYTLWPFFCECCYYDDTPYLYPQASGILYALKDKGISMAVASRSPTSDVAKSFLQTLGIPSLFLTQEIFSSRTHKTEHFQRIHATTGVPFTEMLFFDDEDRNIQTVSKMGVTSILVGNGVNLGALRQGLSEFARKSASSSRS from the exons ATGGGCGACGACGAGAAGGTGAAGAGCGAGGCTCTGCAGATAATCGAACGACACCAGAACTTGCCGAGTCTCGTTGTCTTCGATCTCGACTACACCCTCTGGCCCTTCTTCTGCGAGTGCTGCTACTACGACGACACGCCGTATCTTTACCCGCAAGCCTCGGGAATATTGTATGCGCTCAAGGACAAGGGAATATCCATGGCTGTTGCTTCGAGATCTCCAACTTCTGACGTTGCCAAATCTTTCCTCCAAACACTGGGTATCCCCTCATTGTTTCTCACCCAG GAGATTTTCTCCAGCAGGACTCACAAGACAGAGCATTTCCAAAGAATTCATGCAACCACTGGGGTACCCTTTACTGAGATGCTTTTCTTTGACGACGAGGATAGAAATATTCAAACG GTATCAAAAATGGGTGTGACAAGCATTTTAGTTGGTAATGGTGTGAACCTTGGAGCTTTGAGGCAGGGTTTGTCCGAATTTGCGCGAAAGTCAGCTTCATCGAGCAGGAGCTAG
- the LOC137720997 gene encoding uncharacterized protein At4g38062-like, translated as MEKVYEELDEVKAELEKLRAEYKSKSEPYESLRKAHNEQLTKFQQASSKIEQQTQELNKKTEEISMAKQTCEDLKCALKEEESIVQHLRAANDKLRVDCDEKFRKLEDMNKALALALDEANEKKMDQEQTLCAYKDEIKDLKGRLSVSQKKCSEAEKKANAPKEPRERDEVILKLEEENHKVQDKIKWKTEQFRHLEEAHNKLREQFKAGKKEWEMEKSSFLDEICQLQMSLDSKTQISDNLQNRLQGCNQALAHEESRTKCLEVQVSEFQTRFENVFSDHEHAKSQLECLTAQRDKQIASLRQSLSTKEALHKEMGYQTRKLEQENQELRALLKELQEAQIQSAPGSPSLAKLRNKLKSLEQMHRESVANHRAKEAEWSSQLESMTADLNNHKSELKSNCAALKELRMEVEQKHRDCTDNRLNKVVCNSQLEKMTSDVRNYMNELERKDATIEELEMELESNHFLSMQLKLENEELSVMLLVLKLGISEAQLKIANEKSEMDRHDKENEEKISLLMQQLEMKNDVLIRALAGTEEEHEKAASLSSRIEVMDLIDNQKLLIQKEVERELREVNDALERANVELAEKIFEENEIEFELQIWKSIAERLRSDLEASVGMCKELEASLLAQVEVEETIKQQKKGLLSIFEEKDKIIDNLQEKIVLLEQKLDDAESVKTETSMSLESENSIFLQFTREKDKNFEQLEKEVHWLEQESLRREFAGLVMAQTDAERTFEYEKEKLIQQVEEKYQRVNVLLQLVESLEHKFNSSLASFSSQLAEKQSEIDMIYEAWEKITAAEVMAALEIEEKKLMAMELEDEICNIQQKLESQQKSLCESKQKALEVEAQLETKEQEVKRLTNQMKTKLINSDPLVEELKNKRRNLLEDVIQLSSEKENLLRFIGGLGDKIGEFCATDKQLMGMLERIMLSFDDKGSGMDLKWDDELVDPEQENVCTPIIVKISEAISDKRSPFRDLNH; from the coding sequence ATGGAAAAGGTTTACGAAGAGCTGGACGAAGTTAAAGCTGAGCTTGAGAAGCTCAGGGCAGAATATAAAAGCAAATCAGAACCATACGAGAGCTTGAGGAAAGCACACAATGAGCAGCTCACAAAATTCCAGCAGGCAAGTTCCAAAATCGAGCAGCAGACACAAGAACTAAACAAGAAGACAGAGGAAATCTCGATGGCAAAGCAGACGTGTGAAGATCTTAAATGCGCTTTGAAAGAGGAAGAGTCCATAGTTCAACATCTAAGGGCTGCAAACGATAAACTTCGAGTTGATTGTGATGAGAAGTTTAGAAAATTGGAAGACATGAACAAAGCGTTGGCATTGGCTTTAGACGAggcaaatgaaaagaaaatggatCAAGAGCAAACACTTTGTGCATATAAAGACGAGATTAAAGACCTCAAAGGCCGTCTATCAGTCTCACAGAAGAAATGTTCGGAAGCAGAAAAGAAAGCAAATGCACCCAAAGAGCCGAGAGAAAGAGATGAGGTGATACTCAAACTAGAGGAGGAAAATCATAAAGttcaagataaaataaaatggaagacGGAGCAGTTCAGACATCTGGAAGAAGCCCACAACAAGCTACGTGAACAATTCAAGGCTGGTAAGAAGGAATGGGAGATGGAGAAGTCTTCATTTCTCGATGAGATTTGTCAATTGCAGATGAGTTTAGAttctaaaacccaaatttcagatAATCTTCAAAACCGGCTGCAGGGGTGCAACCAAGCCCTGGCTCATGAAGAAAGCCGGACAAAGTGTCTGGAGGTTCAAGTCTCTGAATTCCAAACACGCTTTGAGAACGTCTTTTCTGATCATGAGCATGCCAAATCGCAGCTGGAATGCTTGACTGCTCAGAGGGACAAACAAATTGCATCATTGAGACAGTCTCTAAGCACCAAAGAGGCACTTCATAAAGAAATGGGATATCAAACAAGGAAGCTGGAACAAGAAAATCAGGAGTTGCGAGCTTTGCTGAAAGAACTCCAGGAAGCCCAAATCCAATCAGCACCAGGTTCACCTTCCCTGGCAAAGCTACGAAACAAGCTCAAAAGTTTGGAGCAGATGCACAGAGAATCTGTTGCCAATCATAGGGCCAAAGAAGCTGAATGGAGCTCTCAACTGGAAAGTATGACGGCAGACCTGAACAACCATAAGTCTGAGTTAAAGAGTAACTGTGCAGCACTAAAAGAACTCAGGATGGAAGTGGAGCAGAAGCACAGGGACTGTACAGATAATCGGCTCAACAAAGTTGTATGCAACTCTCAACTAGAAAAGATGACGAGTGATGTGCGCAACTATATGAATGAGCTAGAAAGGAAAGATGCAACGATAGAAGAGCTCGAGATGGAGTTGGAATCCAATCATTTTCTAAGTATGCAGCTAAAGTTGGAAAATGAGGAGCTTTCCGTCATGTTATTGGTTTTAAAACTTGGAATTTCTGAGGCACAGTTAAAGATTGCAAATGAGAAGTCTGAAATGGATCGGcatgataaagagaatgaagaAAAGATTTCTCTGTTGATGCAACAGCTGGAGATGAAGAATGATGTTCTTATTAGAGCACTGGCAGGTACTGAAGAAGAGCATGAAAAGGCAGCATCTTTATCGAGTAGAATTGAAGTTATGGATCTCATTGACAACCAGAAGCTTCTTATACAGAAAGAAGTTGAAAGAGAGCTTAGAGAAGTTAATGATGCCTTGGAGAGAGCAAATGTTGAGTTGGctgaaaaaatatttgaagaaaatgaaattgaatttgaattgcAAATATGGAAATCAATTGCAGAGCGCTTAAGAAGTGATCTTGAAGCAAGTGTAGGAATGTGTAAAGAGTTGGAAGCTTCTCTTCTTGCACAGGTAGAAGTCGAGGAAACCATAAAGCAACAAAAAAAGGgtcttctttctatttttgaagagaaagacaaaataatagATAACCTCCAGGAGAAGATTGTGTTACTGGAGCAGAAGCTCGACGATGCTGAGTCAGTAAAGACAGAGACATCGATGTCCTTAGAGTCAGAGAATTCAATCTTTCTCCAATTCACAAGAGAGAAGGACAAGAACTTTGAGCAACTCGAGAAAGAGGTCCACTGGCTAGAGCAGGAATCATTGAGAAGGGAATTCGCAGGTCTCGTGATGGCACAAACTGATGCAGAGAGAACATTTGAGTATGAGAAAGAGAAACTCATCCAGCAAGTCGAAGAGAAATACCAGAGAGTGAATGTTCTTCTCCAGCTTGTGGAGTCCTTGGAACACAAGTTTAACAGCTCATTAGCTTCTTTCTCTTCACAGCTAGCCGAGAAACAGTCAGAAATTGATATGATTTACGAAGCTTGGGAGAAAATCACTGCTGCTGAGGTTATGGCTGCActtgaaattgaagaaaagaaattgaTGGCCATGGAACTTGAGGATGAAATCTGTAATATACAGCAGAAACTCGAATCACAACAAAAATCCTTGTGTGAGTCGAAACAGAAAGCATTGGAGGTCGAAGCTCAGTTGGAAACAAAAGAGCAGGAAGTGAAGAGACTGACTAATCAAATGAAGACAAAGCTAATAAACTCGGATCCCTTGGTTGAGGAGCTCAagaataaaagaagaaatttacTTGAAGATGTCATTCAGTTGTCATCGGAAAAGGAAAATTTATTGCGGTTTATAGGAGGGCTGGGTGATAAGATCGGGGAGTTCTGCGCTACGGATAAACAACTGATGGGAATGTTGGAAAGGATAATGCTCTCTTTCGACGACAAAGGTTCAGGAATGGATTTGAAATGGGATGATGAACTTGTTGATCCAGAACAAGAGAATGTGTGTACGCCTATCATCGTCAAGATATCTGAAGCCATTTCTGATAAAAGATCTCCGTTTAGAGACCTCAACCATTAG
- the LOC137720405 gene encoding Golgi apparatus membrane protein-like protein ECHIDNA, with protein sequence MDLSQPQGENYANPKTCFFHVLFKAGALAFYILSALFFDNFVIIFVVTVLLSALDFWVVKNVSGRILVGLRWWNEINDLGESVWKFECLDQESLARMNKKDSWLFWWTLYITAVAWIVLGIFSLIKFQADYLLVVGVCLTLSIANIVGFTKCRKDAKKQIQQFASQTIASRFSSTIQSAFSVV encoded by the exons ATGGATCTCAGCCAG CCACAAGGGGAAAACTATGCCAACCCGAAGACATGTTTCTTCCACGTTCTTTTCAAG GCTGGAGCATTGGCTTTTTACATACTTTCTGCCCTCTTTTTTGATAACTTTGTCATCATTTTTGTTGTGACTGTTCTTCTTTCTGCCCTTGATTTCTGGGTAGTTAAGAATGTTAGTGGACGCATCTTAGTTGGGTTGAGGTGGTGGAATGAGATAAATGATCTTGGTGAGAGTGTGTGGAAATTTGAATGCCTTGACCAAGAG TCATTGGCCCGGATGAACAAAAAGGATTCATGGCTCTTCTGGTGGACACTTTACATCACG GCTGTTGCATGGATTGTGCTTGGAATATTTTCTCTAATAAAGTTTCAGGCAGATTATCTCCTCGTCGTAGGAGTGTGTTTGACCCTTAGCATTGCAAATATTGTTGGCTTTACCAAATGCCGGAAAG ACGCGAAAAAGCAGATCCAACAGTTTGCCTCCCAGACCATTGCATCCCGGTTCTCGTCTACAATACAATCAGCATTCAGTGTCGTCTGA
- the LOC137720001 gene encoding O-fucosyltransferase 39 isoform X1, whose protein sequence is MVVQFQFSPRGGALGALLLLLLPVFLPTLFSPLGHASPSMYSGLDVMTKSTFQEWNVPKSKHLRLLKSALQRQTSEGELSDLWTPLAKESWKPCAESSVAPSLPEKSEGFIQVFLDGGLNQQRMGICDAVAVAKILNATLVIPYLEVNPVWRDSSSFMDIFDVDHFINVLKDDIRIVKELPSDFSWSTREYYATAIRATRVKTAPVHASANWYLENVLPLVQSYGIAAIAPFSHRLTFDNLPMDIQRLRCKVNFQALEFVPHIRALGDALVSRLRYPSSKSGGASSNYLQEMPNVNDKQGAGKFVVLHLRFDKDMAAHSACDFGGGKAEKLALAKYRQVIWQGRVLNSQFTDEELRSQGRCPLTPEEIGLLLAALGFDNNTRLYLASHKVYGGEARIATLRKVFPLMEDKKSLASSEERAQIKGKASLLAAVDYYVSMHSDIFISASPGNMHNALVGHRTYENLKTIRPSMPLLGQLFLNKTLSWSEFQQSVVKGHENRQGQIRIRKPKQSIYTYPAPDCMCQA, encoded by the exons ATGGTGGTCCAGTTTCAGTTTTCTCCCAGAGGAGGAGCTCTCGGTGCTCTTCTGCTCCTTCTCCTCCCAGTTTTCTTGCCCACTTTGTTCAGTCCGTTGGGCCATGCTTCTCCTTCCATGTACTCG GGGCTTGATGTGATGACGAAGTCGACTTTTCAGGAGTGGAATGTTCCAAAATCTAAGCACCTACGCCTTCTCAAGAGTGCTTTACAACGCCAAACT TCAGAAGGGGAACTCTCGGATCTATGGACACCATTGGCTAAGGAATCATGGAAACCTTGTGCAGAATCATCAGTTGCCCCTT CATTACCGGAAAAATCTGAGGGATTTATCCAAGTTTTTCTTGATGGAGGGCTGAACCAGCAGAGGATGGGG aTATGTGATGCAGTAGCAGTTGCTAAAATACTGAATGCAACCCTTGTGATCCCGTACCTTGAAGTGAATCCTGTATGGCGAGATTCAAG CTCCTTCATGGATATATTTGATGTTGATCATTTCATTAATGTATTGAAGGATGATATTAGAATAGTTAAAGAGCTCCCTTCTGATTTCTCGTGGAGCACAAGGGAGTACTATGCAACTGCCATCCGAGCTACGAGAGTTAAGACAGCACCTGTCCATGCTTCAGCAAACTGGTATCTAGAGAATGTATTGCCCCTAGTTCAGAG TTATGGAATAGCAGCTATTGCCCCATTCTCGCACCGCCTGACATTTGACAACTTGCCTATGGACATCCAACGACTACGCTGTAAGGTCAACTTTCAAGCATTAGAGTTTGTCCCTCATATTAGAGCTCTTGGAGATGCTCTGGTCAGCCGTCTTAGATATCCTTCTAGCAAAAGTGGGGGAGCTAGTTCCAATTATTTGCAGGAGATGCCTAATGTGAATGACAAGCAAGGGGCAGGGAAATTTGTTGTGCTGCATCTACGGTTTGATAAG GATATGGCAGCCCATTCGGCCTGTGATTTTGGAGGTGGAAAAGCTGAAAAATTGGCTCTGGCCAAATACCGACAAGTGATCTGGCAGGGAAGAGTCCTTAACTCCCAGTTCACGGACGAGGAGCTGAGGAGTCAGGGGCGTTGTCCATTAACTCCAGAAGAGATTGGATTGCTTCTTGCGGCTTTAGGATTTGACAACAATACCCGCCTCTATCTTGCTTCCCACAAG GTATACGGTGGGGAAGCTAGGATTGCTACTTTGCGAAAAGTGTTTCCACTTATGGAAGATAAAAAGAGCCTTGCTTCTTCAGAAGAACGGGCCCAAATCAAAGGAAAGGCTTCTCTGTTAGCAGCGGTTGATTACTACGTTAGCATGCACAGCGATATCTTCATATCTGCTTCCCCAGGAAACATGCACAATGCACTG GTAGGGCACCGAACTTACGAGAACTTGAAGACCATCAGGCCGAGTATGCCACTATTGGGGCAACTCTTCCTAAACAAAACCCTTAGCTGGTCGGAATTCCAGCAGTCGGTGGTAAAAGGGCACGAAAACAGGCAAGGACAAATCAGGATTAGAAAGCCTAAGCAGTCCATATACACGTATCCTGCTCCGGACTGCATGTGCCAGGCATGA
- the LOC137720752 gene encoding uncharacterized protein, with the protein MAVSFTRLSWCWWGGKEKEPANSGSSMNSSFECGFGGLREPGAVQFSSVKGPKMASSPRKVKRKWQSREERRVDREYDIVIVPSDGGGFLSGSESDDSDWSIGWLEPHGSGFQSDDDESDNSFAVLVPCYTPGCKEVVDDSNKELLSAIKKLPGEFSSDCKNYMEQWLSSLQNFDA; encoded by the exons ATGGCAGTCTCTTTCACTCGTCTGTCATGGTGTTGGTGGGGTGGGAAGGAGAAGGAGCCTGCTAACAGTGGCTCCTCAATGAATTCTTCTTTTGAGTGTGGTTTTGGTGGTCTGAGGGAACCGGGGGCGGTTCAATTCTCTTCGGTTAAGGGCCCAAAAATGGCCTCGTCTCCGAGGAAGGTTAAGAGGAAATGGCAGAGTAGGGAAGAGAGGAGGGTTGATAGGGAGTATGATATTGTTATTGTGCCATCGGATGGTGGTGGGTTTTTGTCAGGGTCCGAATCCGACGATTCGGACTGGTCTATTGGGTGGTTGGAGCCTCATGGCTCTGGTTTCCAGAGTGACGATGACGAATCGGATAATAGCTTTGCAGTGCTGGTCCCGTGCTATACCCCTGGCTGCAAGGAGGTGGTGGATGATTCTAACAAGGAGCTCTTGAGTGCCATCAAGAAGCTCCCTGGTGAATTCTCATCTG ATTGCAAGAACTATATGGAACAGTGGCTTTCTTCTCTTCAGAACTTCGACGCCTAA
- the LOC137720001 gene encoding O-fucosyltransferase 31 isoform X2: MVVQFQFSPRGGALGALLLLLLPVFLPTLFSPLGHASPSMYSEWNVPKSKHLRLLKSALQRQTSEGELSDLWTPLAKESWKPCAESSVAPSLPEKSEGFIQVFLDGGLNQQRMGICDAVAVAKILNATLVIPYLEVNPVWRDSSSFMDIFDVDHFINVLKDDIRIVKELPSDFSWSTREYYATAIRATRVKTAPVHASANWYLENVLPLVQSYGIAAIAPFSHRLTFDNLPMDIQRLRCKVNFQALEFVPHIRALGDALVSRLRYPSSKSGGASSNYLQEMPNVNDKQGAGKFVVLHLRFDKDMAAHSACDFGGGKAEKLALAKYRQVIWQGRVLNSQFTDEELRSQGRCPLTPEEIGLLLAALGFDNNTRLYLASHKVYGGEARIATLRKVFPLMEDKKSLASSEERAQIKGKASLLAAVDYYVSMHSDIFISASPGNMHNALVGHRTYENLKTIRPSMPLLGQLFLNKTLSWSEFQQSVVKGHENRQGQIRIRKPKQSIYTYPAPDCMCQA, translated from the exons ATGGTGGTCCAGTTTCAGTTTTCTCCCAGAGGAGGAGCTCTCGGTGCTCTTCTGCTCCTTCTCCTCCCAGTTTTCTTGCCCACTTTGTTCAGTCCGTTGGGCCATGCTTCTCCTTCCATGTACTCG GAGTGGAATGTTCCAAAATCTAAGCACCTACGCCTTCTCAAGAGTGCTTTACAACGCCAAACT TCAGAAGGGGAACTCTCGGATCTATGGACACCATTGGCTAAGGAATCATGGAAACCTTGTGCAGAATCATCAGTTGCCCCTT CATTACCGGAAAAATCTGAGGGATTTATCCAAGTTTTTCTTGATGGAGGGCTGAACCAGCAGAGGATGGGG aTATGTGATGCAGTAGCAGTTGCTAAAATACTGAATGCAACCCTTGTGATCCCGTACCTTGAAGTGAATCCTGTATGGCGAGATTCAAG CTCCTTCATGGATATATTTGATGTTGATCATTTCATTAATGTATTGAAGGATGATATTAGAATAGTTAAAGAGCTCCCTTCTGATTTCTCGTGGAGCACAAGGGAGTACTATGCAACTGCCATCCGAGCTACGAGAGTTAAGACAGCACCTGTCCATGCTTCAGCAAACTGGTATCTAGAGAATGTATTGCCCCTAGTTCAGAG TTATGGAATAGCAGCTATTGCCCCATTCTCGCACCGCCTGACATTTGACAACTTGCCTATGGACATCCAACGACTACGCTGTAAGGTCAACTTTCAAGCATTAGAGTTTGTCCCTCATATTAGAGCTCTTGGAGATGCTCTGGTCAGCCGTCTTAGATATCCTTCTAGCAAAAGTGGGGGAGCTAGTTCCAATTATTTGCAGGAGATGCCTAATGTGAATGACAAGCAAGGGGCAGGGAAATTTGTTGTGCTGCATCTACGGTTTGATAAG GATATGGCAGCCCATTCGGCCTGTGATTTTGGAGGTGGAAAAGCTGAAAAATTGGCTCTGGCCAAATACCGACAAGTGATCTGGCAGGGAAGAGTCCTTAACTCCCAGTTCACGGACGAGGAGCTGAGGAGTCAGGGGCGTTGTCCATTAACTCCAGAAGAGATTGGATTGCTTCTTGCGGCTTTAGGATTTGACAACAATACCCGCCTCTATCTTGCTTCCCACAAG GTATACGGTGGGGAAGCTAGGATTGCTACTTTGCGAAAAGTGTTTCCACTTATGGAAGATAAAAAGAGCCTTGCTTCTTCAGAAGAACGGGCCCAAATCAAAGGAAAGGCTTCTCTGTTAGCAGCGGTTGATTACTACGTTAGCATGCACAGCGATATCTTCATATCTGCTTCCCCAGGAAACATGCACAATGCACTG GTAGGGCACCGAACTTACGAGAACTTGAAGACCATCAGGCCGAGTATGCCACTATTGGGGCAACTCTTCCTAAACAAAACCCTTAGCTGGTCGGAATTCCAGCAGTCGGTGGTAAAAGGGCACGAAAACAGGCAAGGACAAATCAGGATTAGAAAGCCTAAGCAGTCCATATACACGTATCCTGCTCCGGACTGCATGTGCCAGGCATGA